The Meiothermus sp. genome segment GCGAGCTTTTTGCAGCCTGGCTACAGGGCCACACCGGCATCCCGGTGGTGGACGCCTGTATGCGTGAGTTGCGGGCCACGGGCTTTTTGTCTAACCGGGGCCGCATGGTGGTAGCCCAGTTTGCGGTCAAGTTGGCCCTCTTGCCCTGGCAACAGTGCGAACGGGCTTTTCGCGACCTGCTGCTCGATGGTGACAACGCCTCCAACCTCCAGGGCTGGCACTGGGCGGGGGGGCTGGGAGTAGATGCGGCACCCTACTTTCGGGTCTTTAACCTGATCACCCAGGCCAAGACCCACGACCCCGGCGGGGCATGGCTCAGGCGCTGGGTGCCCGAGTCGGGCGGACAGCCCCATCCTTACAAAGCCCCGGTGCTGGATTTAGAGCTGGCCCGCAAGCGCTACCTGGCCGCGGCGGAGAAAATCGCCAGGAAAACCGGGGCCGGTGTCCCTGACCAAAGCTTTCAACGGGTGGCCCCAAGACCTCCTGAGAATGAGCCGGGTGGCTCCTAATAAGCTTCTAAGCGCTTAGAAGATTAGATCCGAAACCCAGCAGCAAAGGAACTCGGTAATGCGCGACGTCCAGGGCATATATAGGCTTGATATGGGATACAAAGGTTTCAAGGCGCACCTGCCCATCAAGGTTTGTCCGGTGTGTAGTAGGCCTTTTCAGTGGCGCAAGAAATGGGCTCAAAACTGGCCAGATGTGATGTACTGTTCGGAACGCTGCCGGGCCTGGGCCCGGAGGAGGAAGACTTGAGTGAGCTGGTAGGCGAACGCATCGCCCAGCAACTAATGCTATGGGCGCTGGTGTGCTTTGCAGGCGCTATTTTCGGTTTGTGGCGCACTCGGCATGGCTATTGGAGGCCCTTTTGGTTTATGACCGGGGTCTGGGCATGGGTGAATGCGGCGATTGCCTACGGGGGCTGGCTGGGGGCCGAGCCCAACCCCGCCAGCCTGCGCCAACTCCTGTGGATTAATGCGGGTCTGGATACCCTGTATATAACGGTAGGACTCATCTTGAACATGCGACAAGAACCGATGTATAAGGGGTTTGGGCTCGCTATTGTGCTTCAAGGATTATTCCTATTGGGCTTTGATGTGTTTCATGCCCTACAAATTTGAACGTATTTTAGACAAATATTCTACTAATGTTCTACGTATACCCTATACCTAGAGGTTGAGAGGGCAGTGATTTTACAGCCAATGGCCGATGAATATCGGCACAGGCCGGGGTTGAATACTTGCCCTCTAACCCAATACAAAGTTGTACAAGGAGGCAGCATATGAAGATCAAAGCCCTACTGGTAGCAGGTAGTCTGGCCCTGGCCGCTTTAGGCCTAACCCTCACCAACGCCCAGAGCGCCACCCAGAACCAGACCATCGCGCAAATTGTGGCCACCAACCCCAACTTCAGCACTTTGCTGGCGGCTGTGCAGGCGGCTGGACTGGCCCAGACCCTGTCGGGCCCTGGCCCCTTCACGGTTTTTGCACCGACCAACGAAGCCTTCGCCAAGATTCCCAAGGCCGATCTGGATAAGCTGCTGGCCGACAAAGCAGCCCTGACCAAGGTGCTTACCTACCATGTGGTGGCCGGACGGGTGCCCTCGAGCCAAGTCGTCACACTCAAGGAAGCCAAAACCGTAGAGGGTCAGAACGTGACCATCGCGGTCAAGGATGGCAAGGTGGTTTTGAACGGCAACTCCACGGTCACGGCGGTGGATATCCAGGCCAGCAACGGCATCATCCACGTTATTGACACGGTTCTGTTGCCCAAGTAGCAGCGCGCATTGTGCAAACGCCCCTGGGCAACGCTCAGGGGCGTTTGTTGTTTTGCAGGATGGGGTGGATGAGCCGCCCATACCTTGGTCTGGTCAGCTTGCTCTGTAATCCAAAGAGGTTGTAGAAGAATGCTTCTCACGATACGATGACCTAGCAAGCTTATAACCCTAGCGGTAGAAAGGAGTGTTCTATGCGGTGGATGAGGTGGATCGCAGGTCTATTGGTGGTACTGGGTGTTGCGCTGGCCCAGGAAGGTACGGCCTATGTGCGGTTTGCCCACCTGGTTCCCGATGCGCCGGCGGTGGATATCGTCTCGGGGGGCAACAAAGTTTTCGAGGCCCAGGCTTTCAAAGACGTAACCTACTACGCCGAAGTGCCCGCTGGCAGCCTGACCCTGACCGTTCAGACCACGGGGCAGAACCCGGCCAAGGTTGCCGACGTAGCCATTCGCGTACAAGTAGGCAAGTACTACACGGTCATGGCGCTGGGTACGGCCTCGAGCCTTAAGGCCCGACTGGTCGAAGACCGCATTGCCCCTGCCGAAGGGGTGGCCAAGGTTCGCATCGTCCATGCCTCGCCGGATGCTCCGGCGGTAGATGTGGCCCTCAAGGGCGGGCCGGTGCTGTTCCGCAACCTGGCCTTCAACCAGATCTCGGGCTACGGCATTGTGCCGGCTGCGGCCTACAACCTTGAGGTACGTCCCACCGGCACCACCACGGTAGCGCTGCCGCTCGAGGGGGTGGCTTTTGAAGGCGGCAAGGTTTATAGCGTGTTTGCGGTGGGTTTGCTGGCCGGCGAGACCCTCGAGGTGATCGTGGTCGAGGATAGTTTTGCCAGTCCATAAGGGCAAAGCGGGCTGGAGGGTGGGCTTCGGCCCACCTTTTTTGTGGGCCCTGGTCAAGTCTTAAGCCCTTTGTGGCCTCAGGATAAGAGAATGCAGAAGTGGATGGTTCTGGCTTTGGGACTGTTGAGCATGGGGCTGGCCCAAACCGACCGCTGGATGGGCCAGCCGGAGTATCGGGCTATTCCGGGCGCTCCCACGGCAGCAGGGGCGGCCCTGGACCGAAGTTATGTGCTGGTCTACCCAGCCCAGGGAACGCCGCACGGCACTGTCGTTTTGGTGCCGGGGTTCCTGGGGGGGGCCACCAACTTCGACGCCCTGGCCCGGCGGCTGGTGCTGGCGGCCCCCGGCTGGGCGGTCTGGGCCTGGGATCGGCGCGCCAACGGCCTCGAGGATCGCCGGGGCTTCACCTCGCCCGACCCCTGGGCCTACTACCAGAACTACCCCCTGCCCGATTTTCCTTTCCTCAAGGACTGGGGCCTGAAGGTACACCTGGACGACCTCGAGCAGGTGATAGACCAGGCCCGCAGGAGCGGCCCCGTGGTGCTGGCGGGGCACTCCCTGGGGGCCAGTATGGCCTCGCTGTTTGCCCTTTATAGAGGCGATAAAATCAGCGGCCTTATTTTGCTGGACGGCGCGCCCCGCCTGATTCCCCTCACCCGTGAGCAATACTTTAGCGGTACCGAAGGGGGCTTTGGGCGGCTGGCCGGGCTCAACGAACTCTTAGAAGGCAAAGCCTCCCCCTACATCACCGCTTTCGGGCTCAACCCGGTGGGCTTTGCCCAGGCCGAAGCCCAGGCTTTCATGACTGCGCAGAACCCCCAGGCCGATGCCCCGCCGGGCTGGGTTCCTTTCCGGGCGAGTCGGCTGGCGGCAGCCCTTTCCCGCGTGGACGACCGCTATGCCCTGTCGCCCATTTTCTCGGTCTCGGTGGGGCAGTCTACCGGGCGCGAGGGGATTAGCCTGTTCAGCTTTTTTGTGGGGAGTGTGGTCTACACCATCCGGGGCCCAAGGGGGAGTCGGGTAGAGTGGCGCGATAGCGGTGAGGCCACCGATCCGATGGAATTTATTTCATCGTATGCCAGCCCCACCACCGGCTTCTCGGAGTGGTTTTTCCCCTACCGCCTCTCCCTCGACATCTCGGCCTACGATGTGGCCATGCCCGAACTGAGGCCGCGTTCGGTGGCGTATCCGGTGCTGGCCCTGGGCGCGGGGCGGGGGTTGCTCCCACAAACCCGCAATTTTCAAAGTGTAGGGGAGGTTTTCCCCAATACTCGAGTAGATATCCGAATCCTGCCGGGCCTCACGCACCTGGACATCCTGACCAGCCGCAACGGCGCTGCGGTGGGCCCTATTGCGGCTTACCTGCAAGGGGTGCGCTGAGCGAAACTCTCTCACCTCTGACCCCAGGCCCTCAAGATTGGTATGACCCTCTGGATTCTCGGCGACCAACTCAACCATGCTGCCCTGGAGCAGCTATCGCCCCGGCGGGTGCTGCTCTTGGAGGCCTACGAGCTGGGGCGTACCCCGCCCATGCACCCGCAGAAGCTGGTGCTCTTCTTCAGCGCCATGCGCCACTTTGCCCAGGAACTGCGGGCAAGCGGAAGGGAGGTCATCTACCTGCAAGCCGAGACCCTGGCCGAAGCCCTGGGTCAGTTTTTCCAGGCGCACCCCGGCGCAACCCTGGCTCAGATGCAACCGGCCGACTACGGCTTCGCCGAGCGGGCGGGGGCCATCGTGGAAGGCCTGGGTGGCATTTATCGCCTGCTGCCCAACCGGCTGTGGCTGCTAGAGCCGGAGGAATTTGACCGCTGGGCTGGGAACCGCAAGACCTACAGGCTGGAATACTTCTACCGCTTCATGCGCCAGCGCACCGGCTATCTGATGCAGGGCGGCCAGCCGGTAGGCGGAGCCTGGAACTACGATGCCGAGAACCGCAAGGCGCCGCCCCCAGGCTACCAGCCCCCGGCCCCGCGCCGTTTTGCCCCCGATGCCATTACCCTGGCGGTCGTCGAGACCGTACGGGAAAAGTTCAGGGGGCATTTTGGTTCGCTCGAGGGTTTTGCGTGGCCGGTGACGCGGCAGCAGGGCCTGGAAGCCCTGGAAGATTTCGTTCAGCACCGTCTGGCGGCCTTTGGCCCTTACCAGGACGCCCTGGTGGAGCAAAGCTGGAGCCTGCACCACTCGCTGCTTTCTCCAGCCCTCAACCTGGGCCTGCTGCACCCCGCCGAGGTGGTGGAGCGGGCCCTATCGGAGTATGACAAGGGCAGCATTCCCCTGGCCAGCATCGAAGGTTTTGTGCGACAAATCATCGGCTGGCGTGAGTACATCTACCATGTGTACCGCCGCGAGATGCCGGGGCTTTTAGAGGCCAATCAACTTCAGGCCTCGAGGCCCCTGCCCCCGCTTTTTTGGGGGGCCCCCACCCGGATGCGCTGCTTGTCCACGGTCATTGAGCGTGCCAGGCAGCGGGGTTATGCTCATCACATCGAGCGGCTGATGTTGCTCGCCAACTTTGCGCTCCTGTATGGCATCGAACCGCAGGCCCTCAATGCCTGGTTTGTGGCCGCCTTTGTGGACTCTGCCGACTGGGTGATGGTGCCCAACGTGCTGGGCATGGGGGTATTTGCCTCGCCCATCCTTTCCTCCAAGCCCTATGCGGCCAGCGGGAAGTACATCGCCCGCATGGGCAACCACTGCCAGCACTGCGCTTTCAAGGTAGCAGAAACCCTGGGCGAGCAAGCCTGTCCCTTCAACAGCCTGTACTGGGACTTCATGGCCCGGCACCGCGCCTTGCTGGAGGGCAACCCCCGCCTGGGGGTGCTGTACAAGACCTGGGACAAGCGTAAGCCAGGAGAACATACGGCTATCCGTCAGCGGGCCCAGGAACTGCGCGAGCGCATTGCCCAAGGTGAGGTTTGAATGACAACTGACTTAACCCAAAATAAAACAGGCGTTACCCGCGTACGAGCCGACAAGGCACAAGCTTCAATAAAGCCCGTGCAGGCGAGACCTTGCAGATGTGACGGGGGAGCGGCCTGGGGCGTGACTAAAGGGGCTGGTGTAAATAACGTTTTGAAGACCGGCTTCTGTGAGTAGAATCACCGGGTACGATGGTAACCGAAAGATATACGCTAAACGCTCAAGATTAGATTGTGGCTGTGATGTTTGGGAACCGGAGGGCTTTTTGCTTTCGCCGATAACGACCTGGTTAAAGCCGCGCAGGCTCGAGCTCACTTTGGGTTTGCTGTTCATTTTGGCCTATGCACTGATTTTCCCTGAGGCATACCGCAGCCTGAATCATGGGGTGTTGCTGCTAATTTGGCCCGGCGTGGCCCTGCTGAGCTGGGGGCTGGGGCTTTGGGGTGCGGTGGGGGTGGGTTTGCTTTTGTTTCCCTTTCTTGCGGGCCTGCTGGGCGTGGCGGGGGTTTCCTGGGATAAGGAACTGCGCGATGCGGTGTACCTAATCAGTGCGATGGGGCTGCTGACGAGCCTGGTGGTGGGGTTGTTTCGTTTTCAGTACGACCGTCGCTGGAGCGCCGAGGCCGCCATGCAAAAAAGCCAGGCTCAGGCCGAGGAGCGCAACCTCGAGCTTTCCCTCTTCTCTAAGGTGCGCGATGGGCTGGCCCGAGACCTCGAGCCGCTGGCCCTGATGCGGGGGGTGGTGGATACCCTTCAAGAACACCCCCATTTTGACAGTGTGGCCGCATATCGGCTCGAAGGGGATCAGCCTAGCTTGCTCTGGTGGAGCGGCAAACAAACCCTGCCCGAGCACTTTGACTCGACCCACGAGGTGGTTCATCGGGCGGCCCATCTGGGCGAAACCGTGGTCTTGTACAGTACCGAGGAGCGCAGCAAGGCCGGTTTGGTGGGCCAGCGAAGCCTGGTCGCGGTGCCCCTATTGGTCAAGGGCCAGATAAACGGCTTGTTGGTCGTGAGCAGCGCCGCCGACCTCGAGCCGCGCGATGTGCGTTTTCTGGAGGGGGTGGCCGGTCAGCTTAGCCTGGCCATTGACCGGGCCCAGGTCTACGATGCCTTACGTGAACAGGAAGCCACATACCGAACCCTCATGGAGACCCTGCCTGATGCGGTAGCGCTATTTGACGGCTCCAAAGTGCTCTACCTCAACCCGGTGGGGCTGCGGGGGCTCGGGTACCAACGTTTGGACGAAGTGGTGGGGCAGTCCTTGACCCAGTTTGTGCACCCTAACTCGCTGCCGCGGGTGGCTGAACGAATCCAGCGTATCCTCAGCGGGGAGCGCGATGCCCTCGAGGAGGTTCGCCTACTCACCCGAGATGGGCGCGAACTTGAGGTTGAGGCCCTGGGGGTGCTGGTGCAGATTGCCGGCCACAAGCAGGTTCTGATTTCCGTCCGCGATGTGGGCGAGCGCAAACGCCAGCAAGCCCGCATCGAGTACCTGGCCTATCACGATCCGCTCACCGACCTGCCCAACCGTCGCAAGCTGTGGGCGGTGGCCGAGTCGCTTTTTGTGGCCGACCGCCGCAAGCGCGAAAGCCCGGCCTTGATCTACCTCGACCTCGATAACTTCAAGGTGGTTAACGACACCCTGGGTCACCAGGCTGGCGACGAGCTTTTGCGCCAGCTAGCCCTGCGCATCAAGGAGGTGCTGCGACAAGACGACCTGCTGGCCCGCATGGGGGGTGACGAGTTTGCGGTTTTGCTGCCCTCAGCCGACCAAGCCTCGGCTACCGCGGCGGCCCGCCGCATGATGGAGGTGTTTGACACCCCCTTTGTGCTGGGTGAACACACCCTGTATGTGCAGGCCAGCCTGGGTTTGGCTTTACACCCCGAGCACGGCCAGACCCTTGACGAACTGGCCCGGGCCGCCGATGTGGCCATGTACCAGGCCAAGCACGCCCGCACCGGGATTGCCGTCTACGATCCTGCGCAGGATTTGAACTCCCTCGAGCGCCTCGAGACGGTGCAGCAGCTCCGCAAGACCATCCAGGAGGGCTGTTTCCTGATCCAGTACCAGCCTATTCTGAGCATCCAGGATCGCTTCATAAGCAAATGGGAGGCCCTGGTGCGCTGGGAGCACCCGACCCGGGGGCTTTTGCGCCCCAGCGAGTTTGTGCCCCTGGCTGAAGAGGCCGGTCTGATTGGCGAGCTCGACCTGGCTGTGCTCAAACAGGCCGTGCAGAATCAGAAGCAGTTGGGAGCCGAATTGGCCATTAATTTTTCGGCAGTGACGCTGGCCCACCCCAACTGGGTGCGGGAGGTGGTGCGTTCGCTGGTAGAAGAAGCTTTGCAACCAAGCATGCTGTGGATCGAGATTACCGAGTCGGCGTTGCTGCCCGAGCGACAGAAGTGGTTGGGTGGATTGGTGGCCCTGCGCGGACTGGGTGTGCGGGTGTCCCTCGACGACTTCGGCATGGGTTACTCCTCGCTGGCCCACCTCAAGCAGGTGCCGATAGACCTGATCAAAATCGATAAAAGCTTCGTGGCCGAAATTGGCCAAAGCCATACCTCCGAGGAGATTTTGCGGGCTATGCTGCAACTGGCCAATGCGTTTGGCCTCAAGACCCTAGCGGAGGGCGTGGAAAACCGGGAGCAGCTAGAATGGCTGGCCCACCACGGCTGCCACTATGCCCAGGGCTATTACATCGGTCTGCCGATGTCCGTCGAGCAGGCTTTAGAGGAAGTTTTTTCCAAAGTGTTTTGAAGGTATGTGGATCTGGATTTGCTTCTGCCCCACGGTGTAAATAGCACAACAAGCGTAGGCTCGAGGCGTGAATACCCTGTTGATAGGAGCCACGGGTGGCGTTGGACAGTCTTTAGCACATCAACTGGCGGGCCGGGTAAGCCGTTTGTGGCTTTCCGGACGCAATGGGCAGATTCTGGCTGGCCTGGCCCGCGACCTGAGTGCGCTGGCGGTTCCCGCCGAACTCGGCAACGAACTCGAGGTTCAGGCTCTGGCCGAAGAGGTGGGGCCGCTCGACCTGCTGCTATATGCGGCGGGGGCAGTACAGAAGGCAGGTCTGCGCGAACAAAGTATGGCCGACCTCGAGCGCCTCACCACCGCCAACATGGGCGGCCTGGCCATATTGCTCAAATATGTGCGGTTCAACCCCCAGGCCCGGGTGGCCGTACTGGGCGTATACCCCGAGCTGATTGCAGTTCCTGGGCTCTCGGCGTATGTGGCGACCAAGCTGGGGGCCGAGGGCCTGGTGAGCGTGGCCCGCAAAGAGTTTCGTCGCGAGGGGGTACGTTTTTGCCTGGTGCGCTTGCCTGCAGTTGCAACCGGCCTGTGGGCGCCCCTGGGGGGCGCTCCTAAAACGGCTCTGCATCCAGATGAGGCGGCGGCGCGTATCCTGGAAGGCGTTCTGGCCGAGCCCATGCCGGAGGTACTGGAGATCCGCTCCACCTGAGGAGAGAACCTATGAATCATGTGAAATGGCTTATCCCTCTGCTGGCTGGCCTATTCTTCGGCCTGTCGCAGGCCCAGACCAACCAGTATGCCATCGAAGGGCGCGTGACCTACGCAGCCAGTTATAACCTGGGCCGCTGGGAGGGCGCCAACACCAGCGTTCGCGGCACGGTGCGCTGGAACAGCCAGACGGGCGAGGCCTCGGGCCAGGTGTGCGTGGAGCTGGGCCGCTTCGACTCCGGCAATGCCCTGCGCGATGCCGATGCGCGGGGCGTGTTTGATGTCAACCGGTTCCCCCAGAGTTGTCTCGAGGTTGAGCGGCTGGTGCAAACCGGCGAGGACGCCGTGCTCAGCGGCACCCTGGAGATCAGCGGCACCCGGCGGGCGGTGCGGATTAGCGGCAAACTGACCCGCGAGGGCAATACCTATCGGTTTGCCGGAGGGTTCAACACCAGCTTTTCGGAGTGGAAACTCAACCCGCCCAGTTTGCTGTTTCTTCGGGTCAACGACCCGGTGGAAGTACGCCTCGAGGCCCGGGCGGTTTTGCGTTAAGTAAAGCAAAGTTAAACACCCATTCAACTTAGCTTTGGGACAGGTTGATAGGCTTAGAGCTGGAGGTTCCCATGCAGAAAAACCCCCTCCTGCTTTGGGCCCTGGTTGCGTTGTGGGGATGTAACGCGCCGGATGCCATTCCTCCCGTACTTCCACCCGGTCAGCCCGCCCCGGTAGCGGGGCAGGCCTGCCCCGACTGGGTGCACAATCGCTACACCGTGCGCGGCCCCGACGGCGAGCTCTATCCCACCTGGCATCCCCAGGTAGACCCGGAGTACAAATGCTACTTTACCCACGAGCACGGCGATGACCCCCGCACCAGCCTGGCCAACCCCGAGCTGCCCCCCTTTGGCTACGTGGGCAAGCTTGCCGGTATGCCCGAGGCCCACGAGGGCTTCAAAGTTTTTGTGGCCAACCGGGGCACCCGCAACGACGAAGACCGCATAGCCCTGACCAGTACCCGTATCGTGGCACACATGGGTACCGGCGGGGTGCGGCGATACAGCGTGCGCCAGCACTCCCTGATGTTCGACCTGGTAGCCCCTAGCGGGCACCGGGTGCGCGTGCAGGGCATGGCCGACACCGGCCTGGTGGGCTCCATCTGCGAGCGCGACCCCACCCTGAACGATGCCAACCCCAACAACGACATTGGCCGCAGCGTGATGACCCTCCCCGGAACCGGCTGCCACAGCCAGAATCCCGGCTCGCTTTACGAAATCTGGGCCTTCAGGCTACGCCTGGCCGACAAAGTGCAGGTGATTGCCTCGACCGCCGTCTTCGACCCCATCACCACCATGAACCCCGCCAACCTGAGCGAGCTGCACTACACCGAGCAGGTTTTTATGGGCTTTAGCGGCCTGCGTGGCTGCGACCGTGAGGCCTACCACGGGCCGGTTTACTGGTATAACCAAAACGGCCCGGAAAGGTTTTACACCGATGCCTTCGGAAGGCCTGGGGGGTCCATCCAGCAAGAGGTCTCGCGCCACAACGACATTGGCATCTGGATGTCGCAGCGCTCGGATGGCTTTCAGAATCAGTTCAAGCTGCCTAAAAACCATTGTGCGCTGGGGTTGGGTCTTCTAAACTAGCCACACACTGCGGCAGGTGAAGGGGGTGTTTGCAAAGCAGGTCTGCGCCGTGGGCCTGGAGTTCCCCCGGGCTTCCATAGCCCCATAGAACCCCCACGGAGCGCATCTGGTGGGCTTTTGCCCCCAGGATGTCATACCGGATTCAAAAAGATAATCATCCAAACCAAAGATCCCCCAGAGGCTATCTTTTTGAATCCTAGAGCACACCCCCTCCCGAACGGTCGGCGAAGAAAGCGTCTGCCTTCCAGGGGGCGGTATCGCCCTCCGCTACGCGGATAACTTCCAAGGGGCGGTATCGCCCTCCGCTACGCGGATAACTTCCAAGGGGCGGTATCGCCCTCCGCTACGCGGATAACTTCGGCCCGGTTAGTTCGCCGCCATCCGGCGCCGCTGGTATTAAATCCTCCCCAACCCTCCCTACGAAAGGGGTAGAGTCGGCCCGCACTGAGTGCGTCTGATTGGGCAGTATAGGGGTGCGCAGATTCCTGGGTAGCAGAGTTAATCAATCAAAAATCTTACCTGGGTTAAGCAGGTTTTGGGGGTCGAAAAGCTGCTTGATCTGCCGCATCCAGTCCAGGGCTGGGCCATGTTCTTTGGAGAGGTATTTTTTCTTGCGCAGCCCCACCCCGTGTTCGCCGGTGCAGGTGCCACCCAGGGCTAAGGTGTGCTCTACCAGTCGCTCAGAGAAGACCTCGCCTCGAGGGTCGCCCGGTTCACAGACCACAAGGGTGTGGAAATTGCCGTCGCCCACGTGCCCCAGGATGTTGCCGGTCAGGCCCATTTCGCGCAGCAGGCGGCTGGAATATTCCACCAGGTCAGGCATCCTGGAGATGGGCACGGCTGTATCGGTGGAGAGGTACTCCTTGCCGGGAAACAGGTTGACCAGGGCCCAGTAGGCCTGATGACGGGCCTCCCACTGGGCGTTGCGCTCCTCCTGGGTGCGGGCAGTATCTATGCTGATGGCGCCGGTCTCCTGCATCAGCCCCAGGGCCATGCTTGACTCGGCTTCCAGGGCTTCTTTAGTCGAGGAGTGAAACTCCACAAACAAAGCCGGTTTTTCTGGGTAGCTGCGCCCCAGGTAGTGATTGATGGCCCGGATACCTACCTCGTCCACCAGTTCCAGCCTGGCCACCGGCAGCCCACTGGCCATCACGGCGTAAGCGGCCTGGGCCGTGTCGGAAAGGTCGTCAAAAAAGACCCGCAGGGTGTGGATGTGCTCGGGAATGGGGTGCAGCTTTAGGGTCAGGCGGGTGATGATGCCCAGGGTGCCTTCGGAGCCGATAAACAAATCCTTGAGGTTGTAGCCGGCGCTGGTTTTGCGAACCCCCCGACCCAGTTCCAGTACCTGGCCATTGGCCAGCACCACCTGCAAGGCCAGCACATTGTGCCGCATGCCCCCGTAGCGTACGGTGGTAGTGCCCGAGGCGTTGGTAGCCGCCATTCCGCCCAGGCTGGCATCCGCACCGGGGTCTACTGGAAAGAATAATCCGGTGCCCTTGAGGGCTTCATTCAGGGCCTTGCGGGTTAGACCCGGCTCCACCACTGCCATGAAGTCCTGGGGTTGAACTTCCAGCACGCGGTTCATCCTGGAAACATCCAGCGAGATGGCCCGTACCTGCGGAATAACGTGTCCTTCTATGCTGGTGCCTGCCCCGAAGGGGATTACTGGCAGATGGTGCTCCCGGGCCCAGGCCAGGGTGGTCTGTATGTCGGTTGGGCTCTCGGCAAAGACCACCGCCAGGGGTGGGTGTCGCACAGGGTAGCTTTCATCTTTGCCGTGGGTCTCGAGGTCGGTCGGGGCGGTACTGACCTTTCGAGGTAAGAGGGTTTTCAGGCTTTCCAGCATGACCATAGCCTAGCATGATATGGAAGGTGGGCAGCGTGTCTTGCTGTCCCCTGGGTTGGTGATATTTGGCCCGTCAAAAGATCCTGAGCGTTAAGTAAATCCCGTTGGTGACGAATGCGCCGAACAACCCCGAATAAGCTGCTACCCTGACCCTTGGCAATGAGTACCTTGACCGACGCCTACCCACCTACCGAACGCGAGAATCTGCAACAACTCCTCGCCGTTGCCTGGCTCAAACTTGAGCAGCAACCGCTGGAGGCGGCAGTGTTGGCACGCAGAACAGAGCATCTGGCACGGCGCTCCGGCAATAACCGGGCCTGGGCTCAGAGCCTTTTTATCTGGGGTGTGTGCAGCCTCTACGGGGGAGATAACCACGAAGCCATCGTGCTTTTGTCGAGAGCGCTGGCCGTGTATCGCTTTTTGGATGACGAACAGGGACAGTGGTCTTGCCTGAAAGCCATTGCCCTGGCCTGGGGCTATCTTGGCGATGCTGTGCAGGCCCTCGAGACCCACTCCCAGGCAAACACCTTCAAGCGTCAGGCCGAATTCGCCGGCAAAGCCCGCTGGCTGCGCTGGTTTGCTAACAACTGAGATTTTTTCCAAGCTTTGACACTTTTGCTACTGGAGTGTCAAAGCTTGTATCGCCGTTTTTATTGTCTGGCACGGGTTATTTGCTCTTGACCATGCGTCGGCTTTGTTGCAAGCTGAAGTATGGCAAGTGCTGTGAAACGGGAAGTGTGGCAAGACGTAGAGGTGAGTCTGGAGCTTTCGCTCGAGTTCGACCCGGAGGAGTTTTCGCGGCGCTACCCAGGGTTGTCGCTGGTGCTGGCCGAACTGCTTATTGGCCCTCCCCGGCGCTGGCGCGACCCGGCCGAGCTGTTGCCCTATGCCGGTTGCAAAAGCCTGGAGGCCAGGTTACCCCATCTTCGCTTCAGCCCCCTGGAGACCCGCCCGCTGGGTCAGGCGCTCGACAAGCTGTTCACCATGATTGAGTTCAGTATTGTCGGGCATAAAGTCATCGCAGTTCCGCCGCCCCATAAGGCCATTGAATTATCAGAGGGTTGGCGGGCGCGGAGCGGGGTGTGGCTGTGCCACC includes the following:
- a CDS encoding bifunctional diguanylate cyclase/phosphodiesterase — encoded protein: MLSPITTWLKPRRLELTLGLLFILAYALIFPEAYRSLNHGVLLLIWPGVALLSWGLGLWGAVGVGLLLFPFLAGLLGVAGVSWDKELRDAVYLISAMGLLTSLVVGLFRFQYDRRWSAEAAMQKSQAQAEERNLELSLFSKVRDGLARDLEPLALMRGVVDTLQEHPHFDSVAAYRLEGDQPSLLWWSGKQTLPEHFDSTHEVVHRAAHLGETVVLYSTEERSKAGLVGQRSLVAVPLLVKGQINGLLVVSSAADLEPRDVRFLEGVAGQLSLAIDRAQVYDALREQEATYRTLMETLPDAVALFDGSKVLYLNPVGLRGLGYQRLDEVVGQSLTQFVHPNSLPRVAERIQRILSGERDALEEVRLLTRDGRELEVEALGVLVQIAGHKQVLISVRDVGERKRQQARIEYLAYHDPLTDLPNRRKLWAVAESLFVADRRKRESPALIYLDLDNFKVVNDTLGHQAGDELLRQLALRIKEVLRQDDLLARMGGDEFAVLLPSADQASATAAARRMMEVFDTPFVLGEHTLYVQASLGLALHPEHGQTLDELARAADVAMYQAKHARTGIAVYDPAQDLNSLERLETVQQLRKTIQEGCFLIQYQPILSIQDRFISKWEALVRWEHPTRGLLRPSEFVPLAEEAGLIGELDLAVLKQAVQNQKQLGAELAINFSAVTLAHPNWVREVVRSLVEEALQPSMLWIEITESALLPERQKWLGGLVALRGLGVRVSLDDFGMGYSSLAHLKQVPIDLIKIDKSFVAEIGQSHTSEEILRAMLQLANAFGLKTLAEGVENREQLEWLAHHGCHYAQGYYIGLPMSVEQALEEVFSKVF
- a CDS encoding fasciclin domain-containing protein; the encoded protein is MKIKALLVAGSLALAALGLTLTNAQSATQNQTIAQIVATNPNFSTLLAAVQAAGLAQTLSGPGPFTVFAPTNEAFAKIPKADLDKLLADKAALTKVLTYHVVAGRVPSSQVVTLKEAKTVEGQNVTIAVKDGKVVLNGNSTVTAVDIQASNGIIHVIDTVLLPK
- a CDS encoding DUF4397 domain-containing protein — translated: MRWMRWIAGLLVVLGVALAQEGTAYVRFAHLVPDAPAVDIVSGGNKVFEAQAFKDVTYYAEVPAGSLTLTVQTTGQNPAKVADVAIRVQVGKYYTVMALGTASSLKARLVEDRIAPAEGVAKVRIVHASPDAPAVDVALKGGPVLFRNLAFNQISGYGIVPAAAYNLEVRPTGTTTVALPLEGVAFEGGKVYSVFAVGLLAGETLEVIVVEDSFASP
- a CDS encoding cryptochrome/photolyase family protein; the protein is MTLWILGDQLNHAALEQLSPRRVLLLEAYELGRTPPMHPQKLVLFFSAMRHFAQELRASGREVIYLQAETLAEALGQFFQAHPGATLAQMQPADYGFAERAGAIVEGLGGIYRLLPNRLWLLEPEEFDRWAGNRKTYRLEYFYRFMRQRTGYLMQGGQPVGGAWNYDAENRKAPPPGYQPPAPRRFAPDAITLAVVETVREKFRGHFGSLEGFAWPVTRQQGLEALEDFVQHRLAAFGPYQDALVEQSWSLHHSLLSPALNLGLLHPAEVVERALSEYDKGSIPLASIEGFVRQIIGWREYIYHVYRREMPGLLEANQLQASRPLPPLFWGAPTRMRCLSTVIERARQRGYAHHIERLMLLANFALLYGIEPQALNAWFVAAFVDSADWVMVPNVLGMGVFASPILSSKPYAASGKYIARMGNHCQHCAFKVAETLGEQACPFNSLYWDFMARHRALLEGNPRLGVLYKTWDKRKPGEHTAIRQRAQELRERIAQGEV
- a CDS encoding DUF2256 domain-containing protein, giving the protein MRDVQGIYRLDMGYKGFKAHLPIKVCPVCSRPFQWRKKWAQNWPDVMYCSERCRAWARRRKT
- a CDS encoding alpha/beta hydrolase, translated to MQKWMVLALGLLSMGLAQTDRWMGQPEYRAIPGAPTAAGAALDRSYVLVYPAQGTPHGTVVLVPGFLGGATNFDALARRLVLAAPGWAVWAWDRRANGLEDRRGFTSPDPWAYYQNYPLPDFPFLKDWGLKVHLDDLEQVIDQARRSGPVVLAGHSLGASMASLFALYRGDKISGLILLDGAPRLIPLTREQYFSGTEGGFGRLAGLNELLEGKASPYITAFGLNPVGFAQAEAQAFMTAQNPQADAPPGWVPFRASRLAAALSRVDDRYALSPIFSVSVGQSTGREGISLFSFFVGSVVYTIRGPRGSRVEWRDSGEATDPMEFISSYASPTTGFSEWFFPYRLSLDISAYDVAMPELRPRSVAYPVLALGAGRGLLPQTRNFQSVGEVFPNTRVDIRILPGLTHLDILTSRNGAAVGPIAAYLQGVR